In a genomic window of Streptomyces katrae:
- a CDS encoding BlaI/MecI/CopY family transcriptional regulator has protein sequence MADEGERRAAGELESSVLAALWAAGTAQSAAQVRAALPQDLARTTVATLLGRLCEKGLVGRRPGGRGFVYFAVQDTHGLAARRMHRELDGGSDRSMVLARFVEGLDPHDEAELRRLLQEDRP, from the coding sequence ATGGCGGACGAGGGCGAGCGAAGGGCCGCCGGCGAGCTGGAGTCCAGCGTGCTCGCCGCGTTGTGGGCGGCCGGCACGGCGCAGTCGGCAGCCCAGGTCAGGGCCGCCCTGCCGCAGGACCTGGCGCGCACCACGGTGGCGACCCTGCTCGGACGCCTGTGCGAGAAGGGGCTCGTGGGACGCAGACCCGGGGGCCGCGGCTTCGTCTACTTCGCCGTGCAGGACACCCATGGCCTGGCCGCCCGTCGCATGCACCGCGAACTCGACGGGGGCAGCGACCGGAGCATGGTGCTGGCGCGGTTCGTCGAGGGCCTCGACCCGCACGACGAGGCCGAACTGAGGCGGCTCTTGCAGGAGGACCGC